A window from Theobroma cacao cultivar B97-61/B2 chromosome 3, Criollo_cocoa_genome_V2, whole genome shotgun sequence encodes these proteins:
- the LOC18605630 gene encoding protein SPIRAL1-like 5, translating into MRRGESYGGGQSSLGYLFGSDEQPSKTLAPSTPIKAPWDDDNTTKKPPNNSSKKSSVTNNYHRAQGQNSGNFITDRPTTKVQSAPGGDSSLGYLFGDK; encoded by the exons ATGAGAAGAGGTGAAAGCTATGGTGGCGGTCAGAGTTCACTTGGATACTTGTTTGGTTCTGATGAGCAGCCAAGCAAAACTCTAGCACCCTCAACTCCCATCAAAGCCCCTTGGGATGATGATAACACCACTAAGAAACCCCCAAACAATTCCTCCAAGAAGTCAAGTGTCACCAACAATTATCACAGAGCTCAAGGGCAAAACTCAGGCAACTTCATTACT GACCGCCCGACGACGAAGGTTCAGTCAGCGCCGGGAGGGGACTCATCTCTTGGATACTTGTTTGGAGACAAGTAA